In Trichlorobacter lovleyi, the DNA window TCCAGCGTGTAACTATCCGTTGCCAGGTGGAGAGGCTGTGGCACCATTGGCGATTGCTGGCCATGATCCCCCCCGGGCAACGGGGAACGCCGATAAATTCCAGACGGTCCACAATCCGGCTGGCAAACTGTTTGATCTGTTTCAGCTCTTCTGCTGTGGTTGCGTCGCTGTAGACAATGGCGTTATCCTGGTCAGTCCGCAGGGTCTGTTCTTCCCGTCCCTCACTTCCCATTACCAGAAAGGCTGCTGAACGGGGCAGTCTGACCGCCTCAAGCCGCTCCAGTAATGTGATTACCTGTAGTGTCATCAGATCGTTAAAATGCGATATCAGTGAAATCAGACTTTGGGTGTCGGCCCCGGACTTGACCACAAACTGTAGCAGTTCAATGAGCCGTGTGCTGATCGCCCGCAGTTGTTCGAAGTTTTCAGCCGCCTCGATTTCCTGCGAAAGATACAGGGGGCAACGGCTTTGGATCCTCAGCAGATCGCTGTTGGTGATGACACCCGCCAGGCTGCCATCGTCATTTACAACCACCAGACGGTGGATGTTGAAACGGGCCATCTTGAAGATTGCCTTGAAAAGGTAATCATGGCGTCTGATGGTGATCAGGTTGGTTTGCATCAGGTCCTGCACGGTGAGTGATGCCAGGGCATGGTGATTTGTTGCAACGCAATTTCGCAGGTCCCGCAGAGATACGATTCCCACCGGTTTGTCATCTTCAACCACTACCACCCCGGATATGTTGTGCTGTTGCATCAGGCCGGCCATCTCGATCAGTCCGGTCTGTGGCAGGCAGGTGATCGGCGTACGGTTGCAGAGCAGATCTACCTCAATGAAATAGAACGAATCCTGGCTGATCAGATTGTCAGACATATGATCTCCCGTTGCCTAAACACTGGTTTGTCGTTCGAGGAGCTTGTACGGCGTTGTCCTTGAAAACAAGAGTGTAACGTTTGTTTATCACAAAATTTAAACGGCATTATATTTTTTTTGTATCAAACGGCCAAATGGCGATACACGGGGACATTTTTGATGTCTGTTTGTTTTTTTAACATAACGTAATTATTTGATAAAATAAGATTAAGATATTTTGAAAAAAATACTATTGACAATTTTAGAACATAATATTAAATGGCTGTATATGCTGTTTGTAGAACGAATTAGAACAAAATTTGATTAATCCGTTTGGAGACAGTATGGATCGGGATAAGGGAGCATATTCAGCACAGGTGGTTGTCAAGGCAATAGACTTGCTGGAGGCCCTTGCATCCAATGAGCGGGCAACGACAGTACCCCAGCTGGCAAAGGTCTTGAAAATGCATCGCAAGAAGGTGCTGTCCCTGTTGGATACCCTGGAGGAAAAGGGGTTGGTGGACCGGGATGAGCAGTTGGGGACCTATAGTCTGGGGTTGCACTCATTCAGCATGGCCCAGCGTATCCTGAAAAATGCAAACATGATCAGGATCGTGCATCCGGTAATGGAATCGCTGGCCCGCAAGCATGAGGCTGCCGTCTGCTTTACCGTGCTTGATCGTGATGAGGTGTTTTTTCTGGATGTGGTTGATTCGTTTCAGCAGGTCAAGGCGACTGAGATGGTGGGGCGCCGCTTTCCTTTTTTTACCAATGCTGCCGGCAAGGTGATCAAGTCGCTCAGTTCTCTTGATCTGTTGGAGCGGATTAACGGGCGGCGCCGAAAAAACCCGGTGGTGCCCAACCCGGAGCTGTTGCAGCAGGAGCTGGATGAGATCCGCAAAAAAGGTGTTGCCATTGATGTGGGTGGTTTTGGTGAAGGGGTCTGCGCCGTGGCAGTAGCTATTCGTGATTATGGCGGCAAGGTGGTCGGCGCCTTGACCATGCTGGTGCCTGCCATCCGGATGGTACATGAACGACTTGAGCAGGAGGTGATCCCTTCAATGCTGGAGGGGGCTGAATTGCTTTCCATGAAATTCGGGTATGTCAAGATGCCCGCCTGATGTTGCACTACTATAACTGGATTCGAAAGGGGGAATGCGGAAACGGTCGTTTGGTAGGTTATCTGTATATCTAAGAAATATTTAGAGAAAGGAGTAACACTCATGGCGGAACAAACGTACAACTGGTCAGCGATAGCTAAAAATCCCAAGTTTATCGAACTGCACCACAAGAAAACAGCCTTCCTTTTCGGCTGGTGGATCTTCTCAACGATCTACTACTTCCTGCTTCCTATCGGAGCGGCCTATGCCCCGGGTCTGTTCAAGATCCAGATCCTGGGCAGGATCAACTTTGGTTATCTGTTCGCTTTGTCGCAGTTTTTTGTGTCCTGGGGCCTGGCAATGTACTATGCCCATGTTGCCAACAAGGACTTCGACCGTCTGACCAAAGAACTGGTCAGTGAACTTCAATAGGAGGTGATTCCATGAAGAGACTGTTAGTTGCTATCGGTTGCGTCCTCTCCCTGAGCTTCGCCGCCTATGCCGAGCCTGCCAAGGCACCGGCTGCCCCTGATGCCAAGCCTGCGGTTGCTGCTCCGGCTGCCGCACCTGTTGCTGCGCCGGCTGCAGTTGCCCCCGCTGGCCCTGCAGATGCTGCCAAGCCTGCGGCTGCTGCTCCCGCGCCGGCTCCTGCAAAGGATGCCAAGGCCGGTCTGAAGGCCAACCCCAAGGTTACCATTCCGATCTTCCTGATGATCATCGCTGCCACCATGGCGGTTGTGGTCTGGTCAGCCAAGCAGACCAAGTCGGCTGCCGACTTCTATACTGCCGGTGGTGGTATTACCGGTACCCAGAACGGTTGGGCGATTGCCGGTGACTACATGTCGGCTGCCTCATTCCTGGGTATTTCCGGTATGATCTCCCTCTACGGCTATGACGGCTTCATGTACTCGGTGGGCTGGCTGGTGGCCTACATCACCGTGCTGCTGATCGTTGCCGAGCCTTGCCGGAACGCCGGTAAGTACACCCTGGGGGATATCCTTTCCTTCCGTACCTCACCCAAGCCGGTCCGCGCTGTTGCTGCCATCTCCACGGTATCGGTTTCCACCTTCTACCTGACTGCTCAGATGGTTGGTGCCGGTAAGCTGATGCAGCTGTTGCTGGGGGTGCCGTACAAGACTGCCATCATCGGGGTTGGTATCCTGATGGTTGGTTATGTGGTGTTCGGTGGTATGACCGCCACCACCTGGGTTCAGATCATCAAGGCCGGCCTGCTGATGACCGGCGCTGCCATTCTGTCGGTCATGGTTTCAATCAAGTCCGGCTTTAACCCGTTCCAGTTTTTCAGTGATATCGCCACCAGCCAGAACATCATCGACCATGTCAAGCTGCTGCCGATCTACCTGAAAGAGGTGAAAGCCGGTACGGCCACGGTAGATGCCGGTCAACGCTTCCTTGAGCCGGGCCTGTTCCTGACCAACCCGCTGGATCAGATCTCCCTGGGTATGGCGCTGGTGCTGGGTACTGCCGGTATGCCGCACATCCTGATGCGTTTCTTCACCGTTCCCACCGCACAGGCTGCCCGTAAATCGGTTATCGTGGCCATGTTCATCATCGGTTCCTTCTACATCCTGACCACCCTGCTGGGCTTTGGCGCTGCCATCCATGTTACTCCGCAAGGTATCAAGTCTGTTGACGCAGGCGGCAACATGGCTGCCATGATGCTGGCAAAACAGCTGGGTTCAGAGTTCTCTCCATTCATTGGCGACCTGTTGCTGGCCTTCCTCTGTGCCGTTGCCTTTGCCACCATCCTGGCGGTGGTTTCCGGTCTGGTTCTGGCGGCCTCCGCTGCGATCGCTCACGACATCTATGTTAACGTGATCAAGGACGGCCATGCCGACCAGAAGGAGCAGGTCTTTGCTGCACGTGTTACTTCCTTTGTGGTTGGTGCGGTTGGTATCGTGATCGGTATTGCTGCAGAGAAGCAGAACGTTGCCCACCTGGTGGCCCTGGCCTTTGCCGTGGCCTCCTCCGGTAACCTGCCGGTTGTGGTGATGTCGCTGTTCTGGAAGAAGTTCAACACCGCCGGTGTTATTGCCGGTCTGGTGGTGGGTACCGTTGCTTCAATCGGTCTGGTGATGATCTCCCCCAACATGACCTATCCCGAGGTTGTTGCCAACAACGCTAAATTGGCCTACAGCAAGCTTGAGAAAGAGATTGCAGACGGCAAGGTCAAGCCTGAGGCAATGGAGAAGACCCTCAAGACCATCGAGACCAAGAAGGCTGAAGAGGCCAAAAACCGTGGTGGCAAGTCCATGCTGGGACTGGAGAAGCCGCTCTTTACCCTCAAGAACCCCGGCATCGTATCCATCCCGCTGGGCTTCATCGCCGCCATCCTGGCAACCCTGGCATTCCCGAGCAAGAAGGCCGAGGAGATGTGGGACGAGATCTATGTCCGCCAGAACACCGGCCTGGGTATGGCCAAGGCGATCGACCACTAATCGTTGTTCATCAGGTATCGTGATGTTATGCAATCAGGGAGGCTTCGGCCTCCCTTTTTTTTGTCTGGATTGCATGCGAATGGCGGATGGCTGGCGTGCTGACGGTGGAAGGGCGTAGAATGATTACAGCTTTTTAAAACATGGGTATACAAAATTGTTTTTGTGAAAATAAAAAAATAATTTAAAATGAAAATCGATGGGCAAAGTATTAAGATTACATGATAAATTTATATCTGTATTGTTTTGAATAAAATAATATTGACTATTTTAAAACGTCGTACTAATTATATGAAAACAAACGATGATTCTGCTGTTTCATTTTTGTTTTCACTGTCCTTGGATCGAATGTAATTTGTTGTTATTTTTATGTTATGTCGGATATTTCGATTTTATTACTACCACTTGCGACGTGAAAGGAGGCGGTCTGCAGTACCTTGGCAGTTTGTAGTTTCCAATTCCCACACTTTTGGAAAGGAGTAACACTCATGGCGGAACAAACGTACAACTGGTCAGCGATAGCTAAAAATCCCAAGTTTATCGAACTGCACCACAAGAAAACAGCCTTCCTTTTCGGCTGGTGGATCTTTTCAACGATCTACTACTTCCTGCTTCCTATCGGAGCGGCCTATGCACCGGGTCTGTTCAAGATCCAGATCCTGGGCAGGATCAACTTTGGTTATCTGTTTGCTTTGTCGCAGTTTTTTGTGTCCTGGGGC includes these proteins:
- a CDS encoding DUF294 nucleotidyltransferase-like domain-containing protein, which produces MSDNLISQDSFYFIEVDLLCNRTPITCLPQTGLIEMAGLMQQHNISGVVVVEDDKPVGIVSLRDLRNCVATNHHALASLTVQDLMQTNLITIRRHDYLFKAIFKMARFNIHRLVVVNDDGSLAGVITNSDLLRIQSRCPLYLSQEIEAAENFEQLRAISTRLIELLQFVVKSGADTQSLISLISHFNDLMTLQVITLLERLEAVRLPRSAAFLVMGSEGREEQTLRTDQDNAIVYSDATTAEELKQIKQFASRIVDRLEFIGVPRCPGGIMASNRQWCHSLSTWQRIVTRWISTPSLKNMVKFGMFQDLRVIHGNLSLEKKLREHIITTSHHHSLFFSYMAHNIVQFSPPLGLFGRIKLEQKGEHQGSFDLKKGGIFALTQGVSLLALLHCSMGGTTWDKLGWLRQDSQISGDDLNSIEEAFSLLIRLRLMLQLDAVAAGKPPGNHCDPNRLSNREQEQLRSALKTVNLMLQILKDTFQLDLLRI
- a CDS encoding IclR family transcriptional regulator; the encoded protein is MDRDKGAYSAQVVVKAIDLLEALASNERATTVPQLAKVLKMHRKKVLSLLDTLEEKGLVDRDEQLGTYSLGLHSFSMAQRILKNANMIRIVHPVMESLARKHEAAVCFTVLDRDEVFFLDVVDSFQQVKATEMVGRRFPFFTNAAGKVIKSLSSLDLLERINGRRRKNPVVPNPELLQQELDEIRKKGVAIDVGGFGEGVCAVAVAIRDYGGKVVGALTMLVPAIRMVHERLEQEVIPSMLEGAELLSMKFGYVKMPA
- a CDS encoding cation acetate symporter, whose protein sequence is MKRLLVAIGCVLSLSFAAYAEPAKAPAAPDAKPAVAAPAAAPVAAPAAVAPAGPADAAKPAAAAPAPAPAKDAKAGLKANPKVTIPIFLMIIAATMAVVVWSAKQTKSAADFYTAGGGITGTQNGWAIAGDYMSAASFLGISGMISLYGYDGFMYSVGWLVAYITVLLIVAEPCRNAGKYTLGDILSFRTSPKPVRAVAAISTVSVSTFYLTAQMVGAGKLMQLLLGVPYKTAIIGVGILMVGYVVFGGMTATTWVQIIKAGLLMTGAAILSVMVSIKSGFNPFQFFSDIATSQNIIDHVKLLPIYLKEVKAGTATVDAGQRFLEPGLFLTNPLDQISLGMALVLGTAGMPHILMRFFTVPTAQAARKSVIVAMFIIGSFYILTTLLGFGAAIHVTPQGIKSVDAGGNMAAMMLAKQLGSEFSPFIGDLLLAFLCAVAFATILAVVSGLVLAASAAIAHDIYVNVIKDGHADQKEQVFAARVTSFVVGAVGIVIGIAAEKQNVAHLVALAFAVASSGNLPVVVMSLFWKKFNTAGVIAGLVVGTVASIGLVMISPNMTYPEVVANNAKLAYSKLEKEIADGKVKPEAMEKTLKTIETKKAEEAKNRGGKSMLGLEKPLFTLKNPGIVSIPLGFIAAILATLAFPSKKAEEMWDEIYVRQNTGLGMAKAIDH
- a CDS encoding DUF485 domain-containing protein — encoded protein: MAEQTYNWSAIAKNPKFIELHHKKTAFLFGWWIFSTIYYFLLPIGAAYAPGLFKIQILGRINFGYLFALSQFFVSWGLAMYYAHVANKDFDRLTKELVSELQ
- a CDS encoding DUF485 domain-containing protein; translation: MAEQTYNWSAIAKNPKFIELHHKKTAFLFGWWIFSTIYYFLLPIGAAYAPGLFKIQILGRINFGYLFALSQFFVSWGLAMYYAHVANKDFDRLTRELVNELQ